A window from Alphaproteobacteria bacterium encodes these proteins:
- a CDS encoding ABC transporter permease has translation MSRWRPSPLTRRRLDAFRRNRRGYYSLWIFLVLFGLSLFAEFLANDRPILVRFDGAFYMPVVTDYPETAFGGDFPTAADYRDPYVRDLITEKGWMVWPLIPYSYDTINRALDRPAPAPPSPDNWLGTDDQGRDVLARLIYGFRISVLFGLTLTILSSIIGVAAGAVQGYFGGWTDLMFQRFIEIWSGLPTLYLLIILASVVQPNFWWLLGLMLLFSWMGLVDVVRAEFLRARNFDYVRAARALGLSNIAVMWRHVLPNAMVATLTFLPFILNGSITTLTSLDFLGFGLPPGSASLGELLAQGKANLQAPWLGMTAFLVLAVMLSLLIFIGEAVRDAFDPRKALPEARR, from the coding sequence ATGTCGCGCTGGCGCCCGTCACCCCTGACACGCCGGCGCCTCGATGCGTTCCGGCGCAACCGCCGGGGCTATTACTCGCTATGGATTTTTCTGGTGCTGTTCGGACTGAGCCTGTTTGCCGAGTTTCTGGCGAACGACCGGCCCATCCTCGTCCGGTTCGACGGTGCCTTCTACATGCCGGTCGTGACCGATTATCCCGAGACCGCCTTCGGCGGCGATTTTCCGACTGCGGCCGACTACCGTGACCCGTACGTGCGGGACCTCATCACGGAAAAGGGCTGGATGGTCTGGCCACTAATTCCCTACAGCTACGATACGATCAACCGCGCACTCGACCGCCCGGCTCCGGCCCCGCCTTCGCCCGACAACTGGCTTGGCACCGACGATCAGGGGCGCGATGTCCTGGCGCGGCTGATCTACGGCTTTCGCATCTCGGTGCTGTTCGGCCTCACCCTGACCATATTGAGTTCGATCATCGGCGTGGCTGCCGGCGCGGTGCAGGGCTATTTCGGTGGTTGGACGGACCTGATGTTCCAGCGCTTCATCGAGATCTGGAGCGGCCTGCCAACGCTTTATCTGCTGATCATTCTCGCAAGCGTCGTGCAGCCAAATTTCTGGTGGCTGCTGGGGCTCATGCTGCTTTTCAGCTGGATGGGGCTGGTCGATGTCGTGCGCGCGGAATTTCTCCGGGCGCGGAACTTCGATTATGTGCGCGCGGCGCGCGCGCTTGGCCTGTCGAACATCGCCGTGATGTGGCGCCACGTATTGCCCAACGCCATGGTGGCGACACTTACCTTTTTGCCCTTCATCCTGAACGGATCGATTACCACACTGACCTCGCTTGATTTTCTCGGGTTTGGCCTGCCGCCGGGCTCGGCCTCGCTGGGCGAACTGCTGGCCCAGGGCAAGGCCAATCTGCAAGCGCCGTGGCTCGGCATGACCGCATTCCTCGTTTTGGCCGTGATGTTGAGCCTTCTGATTTTCATTGGCGAAGCGGTGCGCGACGCGTTTGATCCGCGCAAGGCATTGCCCGAGGCACGGCGATGA
- a CDS encoding ABC transporter ATP-binding protein — translation MTASPEETLVRVENLSVAFSLGRDETALAVRGVDFDIRRGETLALVGESGSGKTVTALSLLQLLPYPAASHPSGRIRFEGEDLLGASAETLRRVRGNRISMIFQEPMTSLNPLHTIERQIGETLSLHKGLKGGAVRARTLELLELVGLADGESRLNAFPHQLSGGQRQRVMIAMALANEPDLLIADEPTTALDVTIQAQILALLKDLQGRFGMAVLLITHDLGIVRHMAHRLAVMRAGEIVETGPAEAIFAKPGHPYTRALMAAEQRDTPTPRSLDTEVVLDSEDLKVWFPVRQGLLRRTKDHIKAVDGLSLSLRRGRTLGVVGESGSGKTTLGLALLRLTQSTGAIRFQGERIDGRDWRQLRHLRRRMQMVFQDPFSSLSPRYSVRQIIEEGLKLHRIGADAGARTRLIEEVLEEVGLDRTTIDRYPHEFSGGQRQRIAIARALVLRPDLLVLDEPTSALDMSVQAQVIDLLRRLQARHNLAYLFISHDLRVVRALADDILVMQNGRVVEAGRADRIFEAPQAPYTRALFAAALDHRAVAGGIVAT, via the coding sequence ATGACGGCGTCACCAGAGGAGACGCTGGTGCGGGTGGAGAATCTGTCCGTCGCCTTCAGCCTGGGCCGGGATGAGACGGCACTGGCGGTCCGGGGCGTTGATTTCGACATCCGGCGGGGCGAGACCCTGGCCCTGGTGGGCGAAAGCGGCTCGGGCAAGACGGTGACCGCGCTTTCGCTTCTCCAGCTTCTGCCTTACCCGGCGGCGAGCCATCCGAGCGGCCGCATCCGCTTTGAAGGCGAGGACCTTCTCGGCGCCAGCGCCGAAACGCTCCGCCGGGTGCGCGGCAACCGGATTTCGATGATCTTCCAGGAGCCCATGACCTCGCTCAACCCGCTGCACACGATCGAGCGCCAGATCGGCGAAACCCTCAGCCTGCACAAGGGGCTGAAAGGGGGCGCCGTACGGGCCCGCACCCTCGAACTGCTGGAGCTCGTCGGGCTGGCGGACGGGGAAAGCCGTCTCAATGCCTTTCCGCATCAGCTTTCCGGCGGGCAACGTCAGCGGGTGATGATCGCAATGGCGCTGGCAAACGAGCCTGACCTGCTGATTGCGGATGAGCCGACCACCGCGCTCGACGTGACCATTCAGGCGCAGATTCTGGCACTTCTGAAGGATTTGCAGGGACGTTTCGGCATGGCGGTCCTGCTGATCACCCATGACCTCGGGATCGTGCGTCACATGGCCCACCGCCTTGCCGTCATGCGCGCGGGCGAGATCGTCGAAACCGGCCCGGCCGAGGCAATTTTCGCCAAGCCCGGCCACCCCTATACGCGCGCACTGATGGCGGCCGAGCAGCGCGATACCCCGACACCCCGGTCGCTCGATACCGAGGTCGTGCTCGATTCGGAAGACCTGAAAGTGTGGTTTCCCGTCCGGCAGGGGCTGCTCCGGCGCACGAAGGATCATATCAAGGCGGTGGACGGGCTGAGCCTGTCCCTCAGGCGCGGCCGGACGCTTGGTGTCGTGGGCGAAAGCGGCTCGGGCAAAACCACCCTCGGCCTCGCCCTCCTGCGACTGACCCAGAGCACCGGGGCGATCCGTTTTCAGGGTGAGCGGATCGACGGCCGGGACTGGCGCCAGCTGCGCCATTTGCGCCGGCGGATGCAGATGGTTTTCCAGGACCCGTTCAGCTCCCTCAGCCCGCGGTATTCGGTGCGCCAGATCATCGAGGAGGGGCTGAAGCTGCATCGCATCGGGGCCGATGCCGGCGCCCGGACGCGGCTTATCGAGGAAGTGCTCGAGGAGGTCGGCCTCGACCGCACCACGATCGACCGCTACCCCCACGAATTTTCGGGCGGGCAGCGCCAGCGCATCGCCATCGCCCGAGCCCTTGTCCTGAGGCCCGATCTCCTGGTCCTGGACGAGCCCACCTCAGCCCTCGATATGTCCGTCCAGGCCCAGGTAATCGACCTTCTGCGCAGGCTTCAGGCCCGGCACAACCTGGCCTATCTGTTCATCAGCCACGACCTCAGGGTGGTCCGGGCTCTGGCCGACGACATCCTCGTGATGCAGAACGGCCGGGTGGTCGAGGCAGGCCGGGCGGACCGCATTTTCGAGGCACCCCAGGCGCCCTATACCCGGGCGCTTTTCGCCGCCGCCCTCGATCACCGCGCTGTGGCCGGCGGCATCGTCGCCACCTGA
- a CDS encoding porin, protein MNDINRKARMFRTVAAGAVLAAPILALSGAAASAQSPTPQEMWDALQRQQEKIDALEQRLEETDTRVEASADAIEAAGTGGEGWWNRTSLGGYGELHYNGGDKDELDFHRFVLFINHQFSDRTRLFSELELEHSLAGDGAPGEVELEQAFIEHDFSQSTTGRAGLFLIPVGILNETHEPPTFYGVERNRVESNIIPTTWWEGGAGFDYTTQNGLRFDALVHGGLDVPITGSNAFRVRSGRQKVAESTLRSPALTGRIRYTGLPGIELATTFQHQFDVTQGDAGDPDTDATLWEAHVDAERQIAQQVSLGLRALYARWDLKGFAAEAVGRDKQYGWYVEPSFKVATGIGGLGFFARYSEDDNNAGNSIDTKTSQVTVGMNYWLHPNVVLKWDFDFQDTPAGVADDDRLNLGIGFQF, encoded by the coding sequence ATGAATGACATCAACCGAAAGGCGCGCATGTTCCGGACGGTGGCCGCCGGTGCCGTATTGGCGGCGCCGATCCTGGCCCTGTCCGGCGCCGCCGCCAGCGCCCAGTCGCCCACCCCGCAGGAGATGTGGGACGCGCTGCAGCGCCAGCAGGAGAAGATCGACGCCCTCGAGCAGCGCCTCGAGGAAACCGATACCAGGGTGGAGGCCTCGGCCGACGCGATCGAGGCGGCCGGGACCGGCGGCGAGGGCTGGTGGAACCGGACGTCACTCGGCGGCTATGGCGAGCTTCATTACAATGGGGGCGACAAGGACGAACTCGATTTCCATCGGTTCGTTCTGTTCATCAATCACCAGTTCAGCGACCGCACCCGACTTTTCTCGGAGCTGGAGCTGGAGCATTCCCTTGCCGGGGACGGGGCGCCGGGCGAGGTAGAGCTCGAACAGGCCTTCATCGAGCACGATTTCAGTCAGTCCACGACCGGACGGGCGGGCCTGTTCCTCATCCCCGTGGGCATTCTGAACGAGACCCACGAGCCGCCGACCTTTTACGGCGTCGAGCGCAATCGCGTCGAAAGCAACATCATCCCGACCACCTGGTGGGAAGGTGGCGCCGGCTTCGATTACACGACGCAGAACGGCCTGCGCTTCGACGCGCTCGTGCATGGCGGGCTGGACGTGCCAATCACCGGCTCCAACGCCTTCCGTGTCCGCAGCGGACGACAGAAAGTCGCCGAATCGACGTTGCGCAGTCCCGCCCTGACGGGCCGCATCCGCTATACCGGCCTGCCGGGTATCGAACTGGCCACCACCTTCCAGCATCAGTTCGATGTGACCCAGGGCGATGCGGGCGACCCTGATACGGACGCGACCCTGTGGGAAGCGCATGTCGATGCCGAACGCCAGATCGCGCAGCAGGTCAGCCTGGGACTCCGGGCGCTCTATGCGCGCTGGGACCTCAAAGGCTTCGCGGCAGAGGCCGTCGGGCGGGACAAGCAATACGGCTGGTATGTCGAGCCATCCTTCAAGGTCGCCACCGGTATCGGCGGGCTCGGCTTTTTCGCGCGCTACAGCGAGGATGACAACAACGCCGGCAATTCGATCGACACCAAGACAAGCCAGGTCACTGTCGGGATGAACTACTGGCTTCACCCCAATGTGGTCCTGAAATGGGATTTCGATTTTCAGGACACGCCTGCGGGGGTGGCCGATGACGATCGGCTCAATCTGGGGATCGGCTTCCAGTTCTAA
- a CDS encoding FMN-binding protein has protein sequence MPSRLPLHLAVLLTALYLAAPVAAEDVYLAPDAFLDSVFSGSPPRAETIWLTGARRDAAARILNRRPAALRVRYWRDGPRTAWILEEIGKTLPITAGFVVEEGPEGGELARLDVLIYRESHGWEVRHDFFTEQFERARLTEKLTLTRAVDGISGATLSVSAMKAMAQLALYLHGEVMTEAGERTR, from the coding sequence ATGCCTTCGCGGTTGCCACTTCATCTGGCCGTCCTGCTGACGGCGCTTTACCTCGCCGCCCCGGTGGCGGCGGAAGATGTCTATCTTGCGCCCGATGCCTTTCTGGACAGCGTGTTTTCGGGCAGCCCCCCGCGAGCGGAAACCATCTGGCTGACGGGCGCGCGGCGCGACGCGGCGGCGCGCATCCTCAATCGTCGGCCGGCGGCCCTCCGGGTCCGCTACTGGCGGGACGGGCCGCGCACCGCGTGGATCCTGGAGGAGATCGGAAAGACCCTGCCGATCACGGCGGGATTCGTCGTCGAGGAAGGGCCGGAGGGCGGTGAGCTGGCCAGGCTGGACGTGCTGATTTACCGGGAAAGCCACGGCTGGGAAGTGCGCCACGATTTCTTCACGGAACAGTTTGAACGGGCCCGCCTGACGGAGAAGCTTACGCTTACCCGTGCGGTCGATGGAATCTCGGGCGCGACGCTCTCGGTCAGCGCCATGAAGGCCATGGCCCAGCTCGCGCTGTATCTCCACGGCGAGGTAATGACTGAAGCCGGGGAGAGGACGCGATGA
- a CDS encoding PepSY domain-containing protein — translation MSRPSSRKTNGDRSSWLRWHRRVGLAAALVIVIVAITGVLLNHVEEFGLRETTTTLPFLTRHYAPSSDVAMTGTALNGTWLVAAEGRLFLDGRGVAEIGEGFRGAVVLDDIIAVASASDIVLLTHDGFLIERLGQASLPGAVERIGLVDGQVAVATARGSFAADDEFLAWRPLTGGSAGDTAPTAVVWALPGTVPDNIRTEVLGALGRAGVSLERLVLDLHTGRILGSWGVYLVDLAALSLIFLVVTGIFRRRPRNGGRKDGSWS, via the coding sequence ATGAGCCGGCCGTCGTCCCGCAAAACCAACGGCGATCGCAGTTCCTGGCTGCGCTGGCACCGCCGTGTCGGGCTCGCGGCGGCGCTTGTCATCGTCATCGTGGCGATCACGGGTGTCCTGCTCAACCACGTCGAGGAATTCGGCCTGCGCGAGACCACAACCACCCTTCCGTTTCTGACCCGGCATTACGCTCCCTCGAGCGACGTCGCCATGACCGGGACCGCACTCAACGGCACCTGGCTGGTGGCGGCCGAGGGACGGCTGTTTCTCGATGGTCGTGGTGTGGCCGAGATCGGCGAGGGATTTCGCGGCGCGGTCGTGCTCGACGACATAATTGCCGTGGCAAGCGCCTCGGATATCGTTCTTCTCACCCATGACGGATTCCTGATCGAACGGCTCGGCCAGGCCAGCCTGCCCGGCGCCGTCGAACGAATCGGCCTGGTCGACGGACAAGTCGCGGTCGCGACCGCGCGCGGTTCGTTTGCGGCCGATGACGAGTTTCTGGCCTGGCGGCCGCTCACAGGTGGCTCCGCGGGAGACACCGCGCCGACAGCGGTGGTCTGGGCCCTGCCCGGCACGGTACCGGACAATATCCGGACCGAGGTGCTGGGGGCGCTCGGCCGGGCCGGCGTATCGCTGGAGCGACTGGTGCTCGATCTGCACACGGGGCGAATTCTGGGAAGCTGGGGGGTCTATCTGGTAGACCTTGCGGCGCTCAGCCTGATCTTCCTTGTCGTGACCGGTATTTTCCGCCGCCGCCCGCGGAACGGCGGCCGAAAGGATGGATCATGGTCATGA
- a CDS encoding FAD:protein FMN transferase — MTSSDRSVGRRRVLTVLAGLPVMAAGLAAAARQTNAGAPAIARWTGSALGADAGLQVAHPDARVAAQLVASCRQEIERIERLFSLYRPDSALARLNRTGTLNRPPADFRLLLDYCRQIFESTAGAFDPTVQPLWEACRDHFSAGTADEAALDERLARARRLTGFQHVQADDRAIRFARDGMAVTLNGIAQGFLTDRIAALLRRHGVNSALVETGETYGLGQRPDGSGPWRIGLAAPGYRSLSRIVSLSDRAVATSAPDAARFDREGRYHHLFDPATGRPSQRYRSASVIAPTAWLADGFSTAFSTMSRAEIEAALARHPGTGALLIDRKGRQQILGDMPI; from the coding sequence ATGACGTCCTCGGACAGAAGCGTCGGACGACGGCGGGTCCTGACGGTTCTGGCAGGGCTCCCCGTCATGGCGGCTGGCCTGGCGGCCGCGGCCCGGCAGACGAATGCAGGGGCGCCGGCCATCGCCCGCTGGACGGGAAGCGCGCTCGGCGCGGATGCAGGCCTGCAGGTCGCGCATCCGGATGCGCGCGTGGCGGCGCAACTCGTCGCATCCTGCCGGCAAGAGATCGAACGGATCGAACGGCTGTTCAGCCTGTACCGGCCGGACTCGGCTCTGGCACGCCTCAACCGCACCGGAACGCTCAACCGGCCGCCGGCCGATTTCCGCCTGCTGCTGGATTATTGCCGGCAAATCTTCGAAAGCACGGCAGGCGCCTTCGATCCTACCGTTCAGCCCTTGTGGGAAGCTTGCCGCGATCATTTCTCAGCCGGCACCGCGGACGAAGCGGCCCTCGACGAGCGTCTTGCCAGGGCGCGGAGGCTGACAGGGTTTCAGCATGTGCAGGCAGATGATCGCGCCATCCGCTTCGCCCGGGACGGCATGGCGGTGACGCTGAACGGAATTGCACAAGGCTTCCTGACGGACCGGATCGCCGCCCTGCTCCGCCGGCACGGTGTGAACAGCGCGCTCGTCGAGACCGGCGAAACCTACGGCTTGGGCCAGCGGCCCGATGGCAGTGGCCCCTGGCGGATCGGCCTGGCGGCGCCGGGGTATCGCAGCCTGTCGCGGATCGTAAGCCTGTCGGACCGCGCCGTCGCGACCTCGGCCCCCGATGCCGCCCGGTTCGACAGGGAGGGCCGGTATCACCATCTGTTCGACCCTGCCACGGGCCGGCCCAGCCAGCGCTATCGGAGCGCGTCGGTCATCGCCCCCACCGCCTGGCTGGCCGACGGGTTTTCCACCGCATTCAGCACAATGAGCCGGGCCGAAATCGAGGCCGCTCTCGCGCGCCACCCCGGCACGGGCGCCCTTTTAATCGACCGCAAGGGCCGGCAGCAGATTCTGGGCGATATGCCGATATAG
- a CDS encoding helix-turn-helix domain-containing protein has translation MTGPARAARQGERGPFMVEKSGPAALRTWQAAVEEILRLDGPDLTLRQTAVMLAVYLEGGLPTVRGLAARLGIGKPAVTRALDRLEGLGFVRRRTDTRDKRSIIVHRTVTGSVFLAELADSVAGRRAGGATGD, from the coding sequence ATGACCGGGCCGGCACGGGCGGCCCGGCAGGGCGAGCGAGGGCCGTTCATGGTGGAAAAATCGGGCCCTGCCGCGCTTCGGACCTGGCAGGCGGCGGTCGAGGAAATCCTCCGCCTCGACGGGCCCGACCTGACCCTGCGTCAGACGGCAGTCATGCTGGCGGTCTATCTCGAGGGCGGCCTGCCCACGGTCCGCGGGCTCGCGGCCAGGCTCGGTATCGGCAAGCCGGCGGTGACCCGCGCGCTGGACCGGCTGGAAGGTCTCGGCTTCGTCCGGCGGCGCACCGATACGCGCGACAAGCGTTCCATCATCGTCCATCGGACGGTTACCGGATCCGTCTTTCTGGCCGAACTGGCCGATTCCGTTGCCGGCCGAAGGGCGGGCGGCGCGACCGGCGATTAA
- a CDS encoding leucyl aminopeptidase family protein, producing the protein MASRPPSSSRRRPRTIVNDPPGFAPVRGGGRTIGLRLVSPAGLARYRKKAGARERRWIEATGFKAETHRFLAVPAVDGLVSHVLVGFDSADPEAVLYGLSHLPGALAPGRYRIEPDHSDPAPDLAMLEQLCLGWALGAYRFERFKSTPSGEQGARLAWPDGVDSAHVARLARAVGRTRDLVNLPASDLGPAELAAAARDLAREFGARCHVISGAALLKKNYPAIYAVGQGSDRPPCLIDLVWGRPRDPKVTLVGKGVTFDTGGLNLKPDQAMKLMKKDMGGAAHVLGLAGALMEAGTPIRLRVLIPAVENSPSGRAMRPLDVVPTRKGTTIEIGHTDAEGRVILADALFEASREKPALLLDWATLTGAARVALGTDIAALFANQDDLALDLMAAGERLADPLWRLPLHQGYRTQIDSKVGDISNTGSTPYAGAITAALFLAHFVGPGVPWAHMDVMAYNISSRPGRPEGGEALGLRAAYHLIRARFAAG; encoded by the coding sequence ATGGCGTCCCGTCCACCTTCATCTTCACGGCGCCGTCCTCGGACGATCGTAAACGATCCCCCCGGTTTCGCGCCGGTGCGAGGCGGCGGGCGGACCATCGGGCTTCGTCTTGTCAGTCCGGCGGGGCTCGCGCGTTACCGGAAAAAGGCGGGCGCGCGCGAGCGGCGCTGGATTGAGGCGACCGGCTTCAAGGCTGAGACCCATCGTTTCCTCGCGGTCCCGGCCGTGGATGGGCTCGTATCGCATGTGCTGGTGGGGTTCGATTCAGCCGATCCCGAGGCGGTGCTCTACGGGCTTTCCCATTTGCCGGGCGCCCTGGCGCCGGGCCGCTACCGGATCGAGCCGGACCATTCCGATCCCGCGCCGGATTTGGCCATGCTGGAGCAGCTTTGCCTTGGCTGGGCGCTCGGTGCCTACCGGTTCGAGCGCTTCAAGTCGACGCCCTCGGGCGAACAGGGGGCGCGCCTCGCCTGGCCGGACGGGGTAGACAGTGCCCATGTCGCCCGGCTCGCACGGGCCGTCGGGCGCACCCGCGATCTGGTGAATCTGCCGGCCTCCGATCTTGGGCCCGCGGAACTGGCCGCGGCGGCGCGCGATCTTGCGCGGGAATTCGGTGCCCGGTGCCACGTGATCTCGGGCGCCGCGCTGCTCAAAAAAAACTACCCGGCGATTTATGCCGTCGGTCAGGGGAGCGACCGGCCGCCCTGCCTGATCGATCTCGTCTGGGGCCGGCCGCGCGATCCCAAAGTCACACTCGTCGGCAAGGGTGTCACCTTCGATACGGGCGGTCTCAATCTCAAGCCCGATCAGGCCATGAAGCTGATGAAGAAGGACATGGGTGGCGCGGCGCATGTCCTTGGCCTCGCGGGCGCGCTGATGGAGGCGGGGACGCCGATCCGCCTGCGCGTCCTCATTCCGGCGGTCGAGAACAGCCCTTCCGGCCGGGCCATGCGGCCGCTCGACGTGGTGCCGACGCGCAAGGGGACGACCATCGAGATCGGTCATACCGATGCGGAAGGCCGCGTCATCCTGGCCGACGCGCTGTTCGAGGCCAGCCGGGAAAAGCCGGCCCTCCTGCTGGACTGGGCGACGCTGACGGGAGCGGCGCGTGTCGCGCTCGGCACCGATATCGCGGCGCTGTTCGCCAATCAGGATGATCTCGCCCTGGATCTCATGGCGGCCGGCGAGAGGCTGGCCGACCCGCTCTGGCGCCTGCCGCTGCATCAGGGTTATCGCACCCAGATCGACAGCAAGGTGGGCGATATCTCCAATACCGGCTCCACGCCCTATGCCGGCGCCATTACCGCGGCCCTTTTCCTCGCTCATTTCGTCGGGCCGGGAGTCCCCTGGGCCCATATGGATGTCATGGCCTACAACATCTCGAGCCGGCCGGGCCGGCCGGAAGGCGGCGAGGCGCTCGGCCTGCGTGCCGCCTACCACCTGATCCGCGCGCGGTTCGCCGCCGGCTAG
- a CDS encoding TAXI family TRAP transporter solute-binding subunit yields MRLALLPGLLGLLALSAWPAAAAAQTLVPEITYFRIGTGPSSGTYFPVGGLIATGISRPPGTPSCAAGGSCGVDGLVAVAQATEGSVDNLARLRSGDLESALVQADLAHAAYHGAAPFDVPGRDQKLRSIASLFPEAMHLVVRQDSAITSIRGLGFKPLSLGGESSGTMVIARRVLAAYGLAEADFETAYVTPLYLRPDAAGAALMEKKITAFFVLAGAPIKSVAALTGRLDLRFLPLFGAPVDQIIRTSRFVQPATIPAGTYRGQTRDVPTLGVDAQWIISADQPEELVYEITRALWHDRTLPILRAGHPLGQNIRLTSALRGLGAPLHPGAARFYRERGLLPSENGGDR; encoded by the coding sequence TTGCGCCTGGCCCTTCTGCCCGGGCTTCTCGGCCTGCTCGCCCTCTCCGCCTGGCCGGCCGCCGCCGCTGCCCAAACCCTGGTGCCGGAAATCACCTATTTCCGCATCGGCACCGGTCCCAGTTCCGGCACGTATTTCCCCGTGGGCGGGCTGATCGCCACCGGCATATCGCGCCCGCCCGGCACGCCGTCCTGCGCCGCCGGGGGAAGCTGCGGGGTCGACGGTCTCGTGGCGGTGGCACAGGCTACCGAGGGGTCGGTAGACAATCTGGCCCGGTTGCGCAGCGGTGATCTGGAATCGGCGCTCGTCCAGGCTGATCTCGCCCATGCGGCCTATCATGGCGCCGCTCCCTTCGATGTCCCGGGCCGCGACCAGAAGCTGCGGAGCATCGCCTCGCTCTTTCCCGAAGCCATGCATCTCGTCGTCAGACAGGATAGCGCCATCACCTCGATCCGGGGGCTCGGTTTCAAGCCGCTATCCCTGGGCGGGGAGAGTTCCGGCACCATGGTCATCGCACGGCGCGTCCTGGCCGCCTACGGGCTGGCCGAAGCGGATTTCGAGACGGCCTATGTCACGCCGCTCTACCTGCGGCCCGACGCCGCGGGCGCCGCGCTGATGGAGAAGAAGATCACCGCTTTTTTCGTCCTGGCCGGCGCGCCCATAAAATCGGTCGCCGCGCTGACCGGCAGGTTGGATCTCAGGTTTCTGCCGCTGTTTGGTGCGCCCGTCGATCAAATCATCCGCACGTCCCGCTTCGTGCAGCCGGCCACGATACCGGCCGGCACCTACCGGGGCCAGACGCGGGATGTCCCCACCCTCGGCGTTGACGCCCAGTGGATTATTTCCGCCGACCAGCCCGAAGAACTGGTCTACGAGATAACCAGGGCGCTCTGGCATGACCGCACGCTGCCGATCCTGAGGGCCGGTCACCCACTGGGGCAGAACATCCGCTTGACGAGCGCACTCAGGGGGCTGGGCGCGCCGCTCCACCCGGGCGCCGCCCGGTTCTATCGCGAACGCGGGCTGTTGCCATCCGAAAATGGAGGAGACCGCTGA
- a CDS encoding aspartate/glutamate racemase family protein, which translates to MTKRIRVIYPVWVPEEALAEDVAVQIPPEHIKPGIEVEFCCTRAGATTMDSYYEIAIAEAFVLEAGLRAAEEGVDAICINTTSDSAVLALRSRLSIPVIGPGATSFLLACMLGNKFSVVTMWDRWKILYKRTFDDQGLWHRVASIRSADIGPDPQKLLAGKEGEVFPRIAEECEKAIEEDGAQVIVIGSTTMHRAHHYLVERLPVPVINPGLVAHKMAEMLLDLDLSHSKLCYADTLAPNDALLFNTLGTATP; encoded by the coding sequence GTGACCAAGCGCATTCGCGTTATCTACCCCGTCTGGGTTCCCGAGGAAGCGCTGGCGGAAGATGTCGCCGTCCAGATCCCGCCGGAACACATCAAGCCCGGTATCGAGGTGGAGTTCTGCTGCACCCGGGCCGGTGCCACCACCATGGACAGCTATTACGAGATCGCCATCGCGGAAGCCTTCGTGCTGGAGGCAGGATTGCGGGCGGCCGAAGAGGGGGTCGATGCCATCTGCATCAATACCACCAGCGATTCGGCGGTGCTCGCCCTGCGCTCGCGCCTGTCCATCCCCGTCATCGGACCAGGCGCGACCTCTTTCCTCCTTGCGTGCATGCTCGGCAACAAGTTTTCCGTCGTGACCATGTGGGACCGCTGGAAGATCCTGTACAAGCGCACCTTCGACGACCAGGGGCTGTGGCATCGGGTCGCCTCCATCCGCAGCGCGGATATCGGCCCCGATCCCCAGAAACTGCTGGCCGGCAAGGAAGGCGAGGTCTTTCCCCGCATTGCCGAGGAGTGCGAGAAAGCCATCGAGGAGGACGGCGCCCAGGTCATCGTCATTGGTTCCACGACCATGCACCGGGCGCATCACTACCTGGTCGAGCGCCTGCCGGTGCCGGTCATCAATCCGGGCCTTGTCGCTCATAAAATGGCCGAGATGCTTCTCGATCTGGATTTGAGCCACAGCAAGCTTTGCTACGCCGATACCCTTGCTCCCAATGACGCCCTGCTGTTCAACACGCTCGGTACCGCTACGCCCTGA